The proteins below are encoded in one region of Pongo pygmaeus isolate AG05252 chromosome 20, NHGRI_mPonPyg2-v2.0_pri, whole genome shotgun sequence:
- the LOC129021200 gene encoding small ribosomal subunit protein uS14-like, translating to MGHQQLYWSHPRKFGQGSRSCRVCSNRHGLIRKYGLNMCRQCFRQYAKGIGFIKLD from the coding sequence ATGGGTCACCAGCAGCTGTACTGGAGCCACCCACGAAAATTCGGCCAGGGTTCTCGCTCTTGTCGCGTCTGTTCAAACCGGCACGGTCTGATCCGGAAATATGGCCTCAATATGTGCCGCCAGTGTTTCCGTCAGTACGCGAAGGGTATCGGTTTCATTAAGTTAGACTAA